The sequence GCTGGCCCGGCAGCGCCGCCGCACCGGCGGCGGGCGTGCGGCTCCGGCTCGGGCGGAACAGCCGCTCCCGCTCGGCCCCTTCGGCGTCGGTCAGAGCCGCCCAGCGGGCGCGCAGGGCCGCCGGATCGGGCGCGGCGACCCAGTCGCGGCCCAGGCGGAGGCCGCCCACGGCCCAGGGCATCAGATCGTCCAGCAGCAGGTGCGGCAACGGCGTGTCAGCGCTCACCCGGCAGATGGTAGCGACGGGGCCCGGCGGCAGGGCTGCGCACAGGCCGAAGGGCTACGCTCCTTATATACGCATACGTACCATCGACCGAGGAGACGGTCATGAGTCAGTACGACGAATACTCGACTCCGTCGCAGGCCGAGGGCGAGCGGCTCGACGAGGACATGGACGAGGCCCAGAAGAAGCAGCAGCACCCCCAGACGATGCGGACCACCCCCTCCCAGGCGGAGGGCGAGCGCGGCGCGGAGGAGGAAGGGAAGTAACCGACCCGGATCGGTCGGTGCGGGGGGCCAGGGGAGCCCGTCGGAGCCCGTCGGTGCCGTCGATGCCCGTCAGCGCCCGTCAGTGCCCGTCGGCCCCGGTCAGTGGGCGTCGACCGTCACCGTGAAGGAGAACCGGTCACCGCGATAGCGGATCCGCGCCACGTCCACCACCCGGCCGTCCTCGTCGTAGGTCACGCCCGTGTAGTGCAGGATCGGGCTGAGCAGGGGGACCTGGAGCAGCTCGGCCGTCTCCGGGTCGGCGAGCCGGGCCTCCACCGTGTCCGTGATCCGGCTGATGCGCACCCCCACGATGTCCCGCAGCACCTTGGTCATCGGCCAGCGTTCGAGGTCGGCCAGGTCGACCGCCTCGGCGAACTCGGGAAGCACCGCGTTCTCGGCCCAGTTGGTCGGCTCGCCGCTCTCCCGGTCATGGCGGAGCCGGCGGTACGTGACCACCTCGGACGTGTCCGGGAAGTGCTCCAGCAGCTCCCCGGCCACGGTCGTCCGGGCATGGCCGAGAATCGTCGTACGGTCGCCCGACTGCTGGGCCACGATCGCGTCGACCGAGCCCAGCAGCCGGACCGGGGCGCCCCGCCGCGCCCCCGGCTCGATGAAGGTGCCGCGCCGCCGGTGCCTGCTGATCAGGCCCTCGCCCTCCAGCTCCTTGAGCGCCTGCCGCATGGTCAGCACGCTGACCCCGTAGTGCTCGGCGAGCTGCTCCTCGGTGGGCAGGCGCAGCGAGGCGTCCGGGGTGCGCCCGAGTATCGAGGCGCGTAGCGACTGCGACACCTGGTACCAGAGCGGCAGCTTCCGGTTCAGTACCAGGGAGTCGGGGGCGAAGGCGGTCACGGCTGGTTCTCCGAACGGCTGGGCGGGGGTGACGTGCGGCGCTGCGGGTGGCGCCGCGTGCCGCGTGCCGCAGGGGTGTGCGGCGGCCGCGGCGGCCGCGGCGTACGGCGTGCCATGCAGCGTATGCAGGTGCCGGTCAGGGGCGGAAGTGGCGCTCCAGACCCTGCCAGACGTCGTCGTAACCGCGCTGGAGGTGGTCCGCGGCGGCCGCCTGGGCGGTGGCGGTGATCGGCCACCGGGTCTCGAACATGAAGGCCAGACCGTCGTCGATCTTCTGCGGCTTCAGCTCGGCGGCGCTCGCGCGGTCGAACGTCTCCCGGTCCGGGCCGTGCGCGGACATCATGTTGTGCAGTGAGCCGCCGCCGGGGACGAAGCCCTCGGCCTTCGCGTCGTAGGCGCCCTCGATCAGGCCCATGTACTCGCTCATCACGTTGCGGTGGAAGTACGGCGGACGGAAGGTGTCCTCGCCGACCAGCCACCGCGGGGCGAAGACCACGAAGTCCACGCCCGCCAGGCCCGGGGTGTCGGAGGGCGAGGTCAGCACGGTGAAGATCGACGGGTCGGGGTGGTCGTAGCTGATGCTGCCCAGCACGTTGAAGCGCCGCATGTCGTAGACGTACGGCACGTGGCTGCCGTGCCAGGCGACGACGTCGAGCGGGGAGTGGTCGTAGGTGGCGGACCAGAGGTTGCCGCAGAACTTGTTGACCACCTCGGTCGGCTGCCCGCCGGCGCCCGGGTCCTCGTACGCGGCCACCGGGGCCTGGAAGTCCCGTGCGGCGGCGAGGCCGTTGGCGCCGATCGGGCCCAGGTCGGGCAGCTCGAAGGGCTGCCCGTAGTTCTCGCAGACGTACCCGCGGGCATCGGAGTCCAGGAGCTCGACGCGGAAGCGGACCCCGCGCGGGATCAGGGCCACCTCGCCCGGCCGGGCGGCGAGCAGGCCGAGTTCGGTGCGCAGGAGCAGGCCGCCGCGCTCGGGGACGATCAGCAGCTCGCCGTCGGAGTCGCTGAACACCCGGTCGGTCATGGGGGAGTTGGCAGCGTAGAGGTGGATGGCCATACCGGTGCGCTGGGCCGCGTCGCCGTTGCCGCCGAGGGTCCAGAGGCCGGCCAGGAAGTCGGTGCCGGGGGCCGGGTCGGGCAGCGGGTTCCAGCGCAGCCGGTTGGGGTCGGCGGGGACCTCGGTGAAGGGCGCGGTGCGCAGGTTGCCGTTGTCGGTCCGGGTGAAGGGCGGGTGCGCGGCGGAGGGGTGGATCCGGTAGAGCCAGGAGCGGCGGTTGCGGCTGCGGGGCTCGGTGAAGGCGCTGCCGCTGAGCTGCTCGGCGTAGAGGCCGAGGGGGGCGCGCTGGGGCGAGTTCCGGCCGAGCGGCAGTGCGCCGGGGACGGCCTCCGAGCTGTGTTCGTTGCCGAAGCCGGTGAGGTACTCCAGTGCCTCCGCCGTCTTCCTGGCCTGCTCGATGCCGCCGGCCTGCTGCTCGCTCATCGCTGCTCCCGCTCCGTCGAAGGAATCCTATGGCTGACAGTAGGATTCCGCGGCCCGCGCGTCAACGGCCGCTCCCGGCCGCCTGGCCGGTTTTCCGGGGGCGGGGCCGGTTTTCCGGGCGCCGGGGGTCGGGAGGGTGGGGTCGGGCGCCGGGGTCGGGAGGGTGGGGCGAAGCCGGGGGTCGGGGGTCGTGGGTCGGGAGTGTGGGGCGGCCGGGTCCGGTGTGCGGGACGCGGGGCGACCGGGGTCAGGGGTCAGGGGTCCGGCGTGGGGCGGCGGTCGGGTCCGGCGCGTGGGGCGACCGGGTCCGGTGTGCGGGACGCGGGATGTGCGGGATGCGGGGCGGCCGGGGTCCCGTCGCGCGGGCCCGTACGCGGATTCACGCAGAGGGGGCTCCCAAAAGATGAACAATGCTCTACTCTCACGCGCATGTCGTGGACCCGCAGGTTCCCTGCCGTGCCGGCGGCGCTCCTCGCCGCCCTCCTCGCCCTCCTGTCCCTCTTCGCCGCCGCGCCCGCCGCCCGCGCGCACGAGGAGCGCCCCGTCACCTTCCCGGACGGCTCCGGATCCGTGCCGGAGTACCGCACGGGGGAGCCGGACCTGGTGGTCTGCAAGACCGACCGGGCCGCCTTCGAGCGCCGGATATCCGCCTTCCCGGAGGACCTCAGGCAGCGCAACCTCGCCCTCTACGAGCGGTGCGAGAAGAGCGGCTACCGCCACCTCCAGGAGGCCGTCGACGCCGTCGACCGCCCCGGGATGAACATCGCGATCCTCCCCGGCCTGTACGAGGAGGAGCCCTCACTGCCCGCCCCGACGGGGGAGTGCGCCGCCCTGAAGGCCCCCAACTCCTCGCTGGGCTACCAGATCCTCAGCTACGAACAACAGCTCCAGTGCCGCCACAACCAGAACCTCGTCGCGATCCTCGGCAAGACGAACCTACAGATCGAGGGCACCGGAGCCACCCGCCAGGACGTCGTCGTCGACGCCAAGTACCAGAAGCTGAACGGCATCCGCGCCGACCGCTCGAACGGCATCTACTTCCGCAACTTCACCGCGCAGCGCACCACCTTCAACTCCCTGTACGTGCTGGCGGGCGACGGCTTCGTCATCGACGACGTACTGACCCGGTGGAACGACGAGTACGGCTTCCTGACCTTCGCCAGCGACCACGGCCTCTACAAGAACTGCGAGTCGTACGGGAACGGCGACTCCGGCATCTACCCCGGCAGCGCCTCCGACATCAACAACGGCCGCGGCTACGAGGTCCCGCGCTACTCCATCGAGATCACAGGCTGCCGCAGCCACCACAACATGGTCGGCTACTCCGGCACCGCGGGCGACTCGGTGTGGGTGCACGACAACGAGTTCGATCAGAACATGGGCGGCGCCTCGATGGACAGCGCCTTCCCCGGACATCCCGGACTCCCGCAGAACCACGCCAAGTTCGAGCGGAACCTGATCCACGACAACAACCAGGACTACTACGGCTACGTCGCCGACGGCACCTGCGCCAAGCCGCCCATCGAGCGGGGCTACGAGCGGGGAGTCGTCTGCC comes from Streptomyces sp. NBC_01408 and encodes:
- the hmgA gene encoding homogentisate 1,2-dioxygenase encodes the protein MSEQQAGGIEQARKTAEALEYLTGFGNEHSSEAVPGALPLGRNSPQRAPLGLYAEQLSGSAFTEPRSRNRRSWLYRIHPSAAHPPFTRTDNGNLRTAPFTEVPADPNRLRWNPLPDPAPGTDFLAGLWTLGGNGDAAQRTGMAIHLYAANSPMTDRVFSDSDGELLIVPERGGLLLRTELGLLAARPGEVALIPRGVRFRVELLDSDARGYVCENYGQPFELPDLGPIGANGLAAARDFQAPVAAYEDPGAGGQPTEVVNKFCGNLWSATYDHSPLDVVAWHGSHVPYVYDMRRFNVLGSISYDHPDPSIFTVLTSPSDTPGLAGVDFVVFAPRWLVGEDTFRPPYFHRNVMSEYMGLIEGAYDAKAEGFVPGGGSLHNMMSAHGPDRETFDRASAAELKPQKIDDGLAFMFETRWPITATAQAAAADHLQRGYDDVWQGLERHFRP
- a CDS encoding right-handed parallel beta-helix repeat-containing protein gives rise to the protein MSWTRRFPAVPAALLAALLALLSLFAAAPAARAHEERPVTFPDGSGSVPEYRTGEPDLVVCKTDRAAFERRISAFPEDLRQRNLALYERCEKSGYRHLQEAVDAVDRPGMNIAILPGLYEEEPSLPAPTGECAALKAPNSSLGYQILSYEQQLQCRHNQNLVAILGKTNLQIEGTGATRQDVVVDAKYQKLNGIRADRSNGIYFRNFTAQRTTFNSLYVLAGDGFVIDDVLTRWNDEYGFLTFASDHGLYKNCESYGNGDSGIYPGSASDINNGRGYEVPRYSIEITGCRSHHNMVGYSGTAGDSVWVHDNEFDQNMGGASMDSAFPGHPGLPQNHAKFERNLIHDNNQDYYGYVADGTCAKPPIERGYERGVVCPQISMPPGTGIITAGGNWNLYEDNWVYGHQRAGFFLSAVPAFIRGEEKWSKQTDTSHHNRYAGNVMGKDKSGAARPNGMDVWWDGQGGGNCWQAGPDGSTPGTLPQCGERRGAVSGASARLVGEPVKLVQLLVCADYSVQARKLPAGCDWYGARGIERVETQIALAVAAVLLLVGGVLWARRLRGSRLGTAASVLGLAGLALDVAGSTMPLTATFVPALALLLLGLWWTGVGLALRPTRPWLARLTLLLAGLTLLDAFDKAVLMIPWTPLSPAWARALVALIWLLWAAIASARPNPDPAPDPDPAADPDPAPTPTDPHPVTRPGP
- a CDS encoding GntR family transcriptional regulator — translated: MTAFAPDSLVLNRKLPLWYQVSQSLRASILGRTPDASLRLPTEEQLAEHYGVSVLTMRQALKELEGEGLISRHRRRGTFIEPGARRGAPVRLLGSVDAIVAQQSGDRTTILGHARTTVAGELLEHFPDTSEVVTYRRLRHDRESGEPTNWAENAVLPEFAEAVDLADLERWPMTKVLRDIVGVRISRITDTVEARLADPETAELLQVPLLSPILHYTGVTYDEDGRVVDVARIRYRGDRFSFTVTVDAH